A segment of the Lolium perenne isolate Kyuss_39 chromosome 3, Kyuss_2.0, whole genome shotgun sequence genome:
ggtaactcgcgtaccaccgtcccgtgtgtactccgccctatggcccctactttttctccccctcgtgaggatccctcctccgaggtaccgtcgattaggcaacgacagaggaagtcggcgaagaaggaggccgccgcggccgccgccaaccagctcgccgaggaggaggcgaagagcgcggaggacgccgcggtgccggaggcgatcgccaggtcgctgaaggacctggtgcccgccgacaacaacCTCCCCATCGACGCCGCACTGGAGTGGTTCAGGCGTGACtgggagcgccaggaggcggagcagcagcggcggctgctggatctggccgccgcgcgtcaactcgccgcccgcgccgccgcaccaTCCGCCGGTAGGAACGCCGCGCCCGGGAAGGTggtcaagctcgaggagagcagtgacgacgacatctaccgtccgtcgccgccacgcgccggcgacgctggccagggcacgagccgctggtacgaggcaccgccgccccaggacgacgccggctcgagcgacgacgacgacggcggcgactacacggccttctaccgccatttcggcatgtaggaggccgctttttagtttaagttttagtttgccaatcaccgaattcaaatatatgtacgaattcggcctatttatgtacgaactcgcctctatatgttaaatatcattaaatttcgcttatgtttgattGTTTGAACGAACTCGCCAATTTTGTCTGAATTCGCCGTATACGTTACATCCATCCTGGGCTCGCGGCtggaaaaatgggcctccccagacCAAATTTTTCTCCAATCCGGACGACAATATCGCCGGATTTGGGGGCGTGGGGAGCCCAACGGCTGGAGATGGTCTAACAATTTGCAACGAACGTGGGGAGGGGCATAGAAAGGAGGAAATGGCGTGGAATGGTCCAGCAGCCGCGTCCAGTCGTGGTCATGTGGCGCAAAATTTCCCGAAGTGACAGCTCCCCTTCAGCCATATCGTGACTATGGACTGTCCCGAGCAATCTCACCGTCGGCCATCTTTACTGACCGAGAAAATCGGCACTCTACCCAGTCTCGTCTTCTTCATCACACGATGCTTCCACTGCCTCTCCTCCCCGTTCTGCTCCTCTTCGTCGTGGTGGACGGCTACCCGTCCATCTGCAGCAACGCCACCTGCGGCGACCTCACCATCGCCTACCCGTTCTGGCTCAACTCCTCTACATCTTCCAGCTGCGGTTATTCCGGCCTGGGCCTCGCCTGCGAGGGCAACACCACTCTGATTCTCCTCGACCAATCGCACCACCGGTACAGAGTCTCACACATCGACTACGACACACAGACGGTGTCCTTGGTCGGAGACGCCGAAACCTTCAGCACGACCAGctgcccgctcctccacttcaacCTCACCATCGACACCAGCTCCCCTCTGCACCTCACAAGCTCGGGCTCCAACATCACCTTCTTCTACAACTGCACGAAGAACGCCTCCTGGCCTTCTGCCGTGGAATTAAGTGGCTGTCCAGACTATAACAAGACTTCGTACGTGCTCATGGACGATGGTTACCCGGGCGAAGCGTCCAAGTACGGTTGcgaggcggcggtggtggcgccgGTGCTGGATACTCATAAGGAGGGCAGCCCCGGTCCTAAGATTTTGAGGGCCCTGGGCGAGACTAAAATTTTAGCTTGACCAGATGGACCCTTTCTCAAGGAAGACGACATCGACAAGACGACGAGTCGACGAACTGACCATCAAAAAACTGACCATCAAAAATTCAGAATTAGAGAAAAAATACTTTGAAATAAAAGAGTGTGTTACATGAGTAGTCGTGAACTGCTATCGGCGGACGGCGGACAGCGATTGAATCTCTGATCGGTTTGGGCAGCCGAACTGTACTGTGATCGGTCGCACCGTCGCAGGAAGATGGCGTCGTGCCATCGACCGTTGTCCAGGGCTGGGCGTCGTAggcagagaagagaagagaacaaCCAGCACAGCAGCCTGCATACAGCAGGAGATCAATCCCTCCTGGCTGCCAACGAAGCGACGAGACATAGAACTATTCTCAATCACGGTTGCGTGGAATATGAAGCGAAGTATGTAAGTAGCTAATTAATCGTCTCTCCAGATCGATGGAATACGAAGCGAAATCCGGCACGTTCACGTCAAAGTCCTCTAATCTACCTATGGGCCTTTTCTTTCACCTGAGCATAGTTAGATAGGCAACGTATGTACAGGTGCATGTATTTAGAATTGGGCCCCCATATTTGTAGGGCCCTGGGCGCCCGCACACCCTGCCCACCCACTAGGGCCGGCCCTGAAGGAGGGCATGGGGGAAATGCCCCTGGAGAGAAGATATGCTGATGTGCTGATGGGCGGGTTCGAACTGAACTACAGCCCGCACTCCGGGCAGTGCGGCATCTGCGAGCGTTCCGGCGGATGGTGCGGCTACCAGCACAACCAGACGAATGGATCGTTGGGATTCACCTGCTTCTGCCATAGCGGCCCGACCACGGATCATTGTGGTACGTACGCGTCAATGCCGTCATCTCCTCCCTCAGGCTCAGTGCTTCTCTTTGAATAGTCAGTGGGTGGTGACTTATTAGTGTCAGTGATTTAGGAGCTCTCATTTTTGGCGTAAACTGAGGGGCGCTTACCGAGTACTAGCTCAGCCCCAACCTCCGGGCTAACAAGCAGCCAAACATTCTGCTAAACCTGGTCAAAGTCAACACTGTTTATATTGAGCTGGGGTCGCCGAAGCCAGCGACGTGTAGCACTGGAGCGAGAATTAGCCAAATTCGTCTGCCTCCTCTCGCCAGTCGCCATGGCTCACCCACTCCGCTTGCtcgtcttcgtcttcctcgtcgtccATGTTTCCCATGTCTCCCCCCTTCCGCTCAGTACCTACGACGATTCCATGTGCTCGGAATCATTCAGTTGTGGCGGCGTTGAAATCAGATATCCATTCTATCTGTCAACCGCGACACGAGCAGCACCCGATTACGCATCCAACTACTCGTGCGGCTACACCGACCTGAAGATCTTCTGCGAAGGCGAGGGGAAAGCTATAGCCCCGCTCCTTCATCTCCATGGAGATACCTACACCATCCTGAACATCTCCTACGACGATCGCCACATGGTCCTCGCGGACACCGACGTGCTCCGCGGGAACTTATGCCCCAGAGTGAGCCACAACGTGTCACTCGGCCAAGCGTGGCTGAGCTACACCGACTCCTTGGACAACCTGACGTTCTTCTTCGACTGCTACAACCCAGGCGATCAGTCGCCTCCTGATTTACCTGATTACCAGATAAACTGCAAAGGGTTCAGTGGAGACGGTGTTTCCTTCGTGTTCACCTCTGAGAAAGTCGACGTTTCTCAAGAGTACGACCTGGCTGGCCACTGCAATCATACTTTCGAGGTGCCGGTACATAAAGATCCTCTACTGGGAAGTGGTCTGCTCAAGTTGCCGACGGCGTACGGTGCCGTGCTTCAGAGGGGGTTCGAGCTGGAATGGAACCCGGGCACAGAGCAAGTATGCAACCTTTGCGAGCAGTCTGGCGGACGGTGCGCCTACAGCGCGAGCAATCAA
Coding sequences within it:
- the LOC127339818 gene encoding LEAF RUST 10 DISEASE-RESISTANCEUS RECEPTOR-LIKE PROTEIN KINASE-like 1.2 codes for the protein MLPLPLLPVLLLFVVVDGYPSICSNATCGDLTIAYPFWLNSSTSSSCGYSGLGLACEGNTTLILLDQSHHRYRVSHIDYDTQTVSLVGDAETFSTTSCPLLHFNLTIDTSSPLHLTSSGSNITFFYNCTKNASWPSAVELSGCPDYNKTSYVLMDDGYPGEASKYGCEAAVVAPVLDTHKEGSPGPWAPAHPAHPLGPALKEGMGEMPLERRYADVLMGGFELNYSPHSGQCGICERSGGWCGYQHNQTNGSLGFTCFCHSGPTTDHCGTYASMPSSPPSGSVLLFE